In a genomic window of Quercus lobata isolate SW786 chromosome 4, ValleyOak3.0 Primary Assembly, whole genome shotgun sequence:
- the LOC115984406 gene encoding receptor-like protein 15, with translation MVCHSNSLSKLQVLDLSEINFNARTLESLAAFPSLKILNIGYNNLEGSYTTKELGALNNLEQLYLDYSSIDNSFLHKVGVMNSLEVLSVQNCHLNGSLPAQGWCELRKLQEIDLSYNNFGGILPSCMANLTSLQVLDLSNNHFTGNIAHSQLPSLTLLEHLSLSNNDFLIPATMSTFSNLSNLKDLLGDNNKIAFEPDSHTWIPTFQLQFLSLSNGLNVNGTTPRFLHYQYELVVIDLSHNNLVGKFPTWLLENNTKLESFFLNNNSFTGPFMLPYDICHNIRNIDISDNHFQGPIPINFGLIFPNLEYLNMSKNAFQGSIPSSFGKLVFLRFLDLFENHLSGTIPMHFGMGCHNLEFLKLSYNNFSGQIFPTNFNLTNLEILLLDDNHLPGMIPNSISILNNLYVIDFSNNHFSGMLPTWLGNMSYIWEIVMAKNQLEGPIPIELCKLVGLRFLDLSENNLSGSIPSCFNSSYIRSVYLNKNWMSGPIPCAFKNNSNLVTLNLRDNLLIGNIPDWIGNLSSLSILLLRENHLEGRIPNQLCLLQNLNLLDLSYNKFSGTIPHCLSNITFMASTQEPIFRGFWAGFSKYQIRMPYLKTKSTNMKDWNHLVYFETDVRETDEAEFTTKNRIDSYHGDILNYMVGIDLSCNKLVGEIPPQLGMMSTIRAMNLSHNNLTGPIPTTFSNLKLMESLDLSYNSLSGKIPPELTEITFLAVFSVAHNNLSGTTPERKNQFGTFSESSYEGNPLLCGPPLHDCTKIGPPSTMLVDHDGEDGGSFIDMAVFYISFVVVYITVLLGLVAVLYINPYWRRAWFNFIEVCVDNCYCFVVVHYRKLFNFRLA, from the exons ATGGTATGCC ATTCAAACAGCTTAAGCAAGTTGCAAGTCCTAGATTTGAGTGAAATCAATTTTAATGCACGAACTCTTGAGTCATTAGCTGCCTTCCCATCGTTGAAGATATTAAATATTGGATACAACAATTTGGAAGGATCGTATACTACTAAAG aGTTAGGTGCACTAAACAACCTAGAGCAGCTGTACTTGGATTATTCATCAATTGATAACAGCTTCCTTCACAAAGTTGGAGTTATGAATTCTCTTGAAGTATTGTCAGTGCAAAACTGTCATCTCAACGGTAGCTTACCTGCACAAG GCTGGTGTGAACTTAGGAAGCTCCAAGAGATAGACCTCAGCTACAATAATTTTGGAGGGATACTACCTTCATGTATGGCAAACTTGACATCACTTCAAGTATTGGATCTCTCTAACAATCACTTCACCGGGAACATTGCCCACTCCCAACTACCAAGTTTGACATTACTTGAGCACCTCTCTCTGTCAAATAACGACTTCTTGATCCCAGCCACAATGTCCACCTTTTCTAACCTCTCAAATCTTAAGGACTTATTAGgtgataacaataaaattgcctTTGAACCTGACTCTCATACTTGGATTCCAACCTTCCAATTACAGTTTTTGAGTCTTTCTAACGGACTCAATGTCAATGGCACAACTCCTAGATTTCTTCATTACCAATATGAGTTGGTAGTGATTGATCTCTCTCACAATAATTTGGTCGGAAAGTTTCCCACTTGGTTGCTAGAAAACAATACAAAATTGGAGtcctttttcttaaataataacTCTTTCACGGGACCTTTCATGCTGCCATATGATATTTGTCACAACATTAGGAACATAGATATTTCAGATAATCACTTCCAGGGTCCAATCCCcataaattttggtttaatttttccaaatttagaatatttaaaCATGTCTAAAAATGCATTTCAAGGTAGTATACCTTCTTCTTTTGGGAAATTGGTTTTCTTACGATTTCTAGACTTGTTTGAGAATCATTTATCAGGAACAATACCTATGCATTTTGGAATGGGCTGCCACAACTTAGAATTTCTCAAATTGTCATATAATAACTTCAGTGGCCAAATATTCCCCACCAATTTCAATCTGACtaatttagaaattttacttTTGGATGACAATCACTTACCGGGAATGATCCCAAATAGCATCTCAATATTAAATAATCTATACGTAATTGATTTTAGTAATAACCATTTTTCAGGCATGCTTCCAACGTGGTTGGGGAACATGTCTTATATATGGGAAATTGTTATGGCCAAAAATCAACTTGAAGGTCCTATTCCAATCGAGTTGTGCAAACTTGTTGGACTTCGATTTCTTGACCTTTCCGAGAACAATCTATCTGGCTCTATTCCATCTTGCTTCAATTCATCATATATTAGATCAGTTTATCTGAATAAAAATTGGATGAGCGGTCCAATTCCATGTGCGTTCAAAAACAACTCTAATCTAGTTACATTAAATCTTCGAGACAACCTCCTAATTGGAAACATTCCTGATTGGATCGGCAACCTCTCATCCTTGAGCATTCTTCTTTTGAGAGAAAATCATTTAGAAGGTAGGATTCCAAATCAATTATGCCTTTTGCAAAACTTAAACTTGTTGGATCTTTcctacaataaattttcaggTACAATACCACATTGCTTGAGTAACATTACTTTCATGGCATCCACCCAAGAGCCTATTTTTAGAGGTTTCTGGGCAGGGTTTTCTAAGTATCAAATTAGAATGCCATACTTGAAgacaaaatcaacaaatatgAAAGACTGGAATCATTTGGTTTATTTTGAGACAGATGTAAGGGAGACAGATGAAGCAGAGTTCACAACAAAGAATAGAATTGACTCCTATCATGGAGACATTCTCAACTACATGGTTGGAATTGACCTCTCATGCAACAAGTTAGTAGGTGAAATCCCACCTCAACTTGGAATGATGAGCACCATCCGGGCAATGAACTTATCACACAACAATCTAACTGGACCAATCCCTACAACATTCTCAAACTTGAAACTGATGGAGAGTTTGGATCTTTCCTATAACAGTTTAAGTGGTAAAATTCCACCTGAATTGACCGAAATTACCTTTCTAGCAGTCTTCAGTGTGGCACATAATAACTTATCAGGTACAACAccagaaagaaaaaatcaatttggGACTTTTAGTGAAAGTAGTTATGAGGGTAACCCTCTTTTGTGTGGACCTCCATTACATGATTGCACCAAAATTGGACCTCCGTCTACAATGCTAGTGGATCATGATGGGGAAGATGGGGGTAGTTTCATTGACATGGCTGTCTTCTACATAAGCTTTGTGGTGGTTTACATAACAGTGTTGTTGGGACTTGTTGCAGTTCTCTACATAAATCCTTACTGGCGTAGGGCGTGGTTTAACTTCATTGAGGTGTGCGTTGACAATTGCTACTGTTTTGTTGTGGTTCATTACCGCAAGTTGTTCAATTTCAGGCTTGCATAG